A single Fusobacterium hominis DNA region contains:
- the asrB gene encoding anaerobic sulfite reductase subunit AsrB — translation MENIIMPKPYKILNIQKMTDIEYLFRIEYPEAGNVKFGQFMQLSFPKVGECPISVTNFCEKEGWIEFLIRKVGIVTDEIFKLQPGDILPMRGPYGKGFDQIDIKGKKVIIVTGGSGLAPVRSLIHYIDQNPEEVECLELLFGFKDESSILFKDEIVNWRKNHPMILTVDKGCGIDGECVGLVTEYVPQLQLTSDDFNNTEVIIVGPPNMMKYTALEFERLGVPADKIWLSFERKMSCAVGKCGHCRIDEVYVCLDGPVFNYTKAKYLID, via the coding sequence ATGGAAAATATCATTATGCCAAAACCGTATAAAATTTTAAATATACAAAAGATGACAGATATAGAATATCTATTTAGAATAGAATATCCAGAAGCAGGAAATGTAAAATTTGGACAATTTATGCAATTATCTTTTCCTAAAGTTGGAGAGTGTCCAATCTCTGTAACTAATTTTTGTGAAAAAGAAGGTTGGATTGAGTTTCTAATCAGAAAAGTTGGAATTGTTACTGATGAAATATTTAAATTACAACCTGGAGATATTCTTCCAATGAGAGGACCTTATGGAAAAGGTTTTGACCAAATAGATATCAAAGGGAAAAAAGTAATAATTGTAACAGGTGGATCAGGTTTAGCTCCTGTTAGATCTCTGATACACTATATAGATCAAAATCCAGAAGAAGTTGAATGTTTAGAATTACTATTTGGATTTAAAGATGAAAGCTCTATCCTTTTTAAAGATGAGATAGTAAATTGGAGAAAAAATCATCCAATGATTTTAACTGTTGATAAAGGTTGTGGAATAGATGGAGAGTGTGTTGGATTAGTAACTGAGTATGTTCCTCAATTACAACTAACTAGTGATGATTTTAATAACACTGAAGTTATCATAGTAGGACCTCCTAACATGATGAAATATACAGCTTTAGAATTTGAAAGATTAGGAGTGCCAGCTGATAAAATTTGGCTTTCTTTTGAAAGAAAAATGTCTTGTGCAGTTGGGAAATGTGGACATTGTAGAATAGATGAAGTCTATGTATGTTTAGATGGGCCTGTTTTTAATTATACTAAAGCTAAATATTTAATCGATTAG
- a CDS encoding S-layer homology domain-containing protein: MKYIIVLNMLLFSVTFAEVKYEDVSPDHWAYSSINSLTQKGILTDNKFKFYGNSPLNRYDFAYTLARAVDYIDLNKANKQDLNILESLMLEFSQELNKIGFDASTFNDRLNATDETIEILRARVNENEKVISDLKKRVEKLEEKN; encoded by the coding sequence GTGAAGTATATAATTGTATTAAATATGCTGCTATTTAGTGTTACATTTGCAGAAGTAAAGTATGAAGATGTAAGTCCAGATCATTGGGCATATTCTTCTATAAATTCGCTGACACAAAAGGGAATTTTAACTGACAACAAATTTAAATTCTATGGGAATTCTCCGCTTAATAGATATGATTTTGCCTATACACTAGCACGTGCAGTAGACTATATAGATCTAAATAAAGCAAATAAGCAAGATTTAAATATTTTAGAGTCTTTAATGCTTGAATTTTCACAAGAACTTAATAAGATAGGTTTTGATGCTAGCACTTTTAATGACAGACTCAATGCTACAGATGAAACAATTGAGATATTAAGAGCTAGAGTAAATGAAAATGAAAAGGTAATAAGTGATCTTAAAAAACGTGTAGAAAAACTTGAAGAGAAAAATTAA
- a CDS encoding PTS transporter subunit EIIB, giving the protein MSFFKHEKEIAAPCEHEDLYEYTIIAGKIVGSAGGEENIKSCEACTTRLTIHVKDPEKVDTESVKDSVPGVITKDDLVQYIVGPDVKFVEKAVRQLIFAEKDQEDDINDPHGFVFLARKIVESAGGRQNIISSSRCTTRIKIHVKDMSQTDTEYIKKYIAGVIVKEDYIEYVIGHAVGFIEKEVEKLLPEPEDPALASCDPHGFIFLANKIVESAGGKENILSSDSCTTRIRMYVKDFSKVNEDIVKDYIPGIIKSDDNIEYVVGHTVKIIEKEVKNLLK; this is encoded by the coding sequence ATGAGTTTTTTTAAGCATGAAAAGGAAATAGCTGCTCCTTGTGAGCATGAAGATTTGTATGAGTATACTATTATTGCTGGAAAAATAGTAGGTTCAGCTGGTGGAGAAGAAAATATAAAATCTTGTGAAGCTTGTACTACAAGACTTACTATTCACGTAAAGGACCCTGAAAAAGTTGATACTGAAAGTGTTAAAGACTCTGTTCCTGGAGTGATTACAAAAGATGATTTAGTTCAGTATATTGTTGGGCCAGATGTAAAATTTGTGGAAAAAGCTGTAAGACAGCTTATATTTGCTGAGAAAGATCAGGAAGATGATATTAATGATCCACATGGATTTGTATTTTTGGCAAGAAAAATAGTAGAATCAGCTGGTGGCAGACAAAATATTATATCAAGTAGCAGATGTACTACTAGAATAAAGATTCATGTAAAAGATATGAGTCAAACTGATACTGAGTACATAAAAAAATATATTGCAGGTGTTATAGTTAAAGAGGATTATATAGAGTATGTAATAGGACATGCTGTTGGCTTTATAGAAAAAGAGGTAGAAAAATTATTGCCAGAGCCTGAAGATCCAGCTCTTGCCAGTTGTGATCCACATGGATTTATATTTTTAGCAAATAAAATAGTAGAGTCAGCTGGTGGAAAAGAAAATATCCTATCTAGTGATAGTTGTACTACTAGAATTAGAATGTATGTAAAAGATTTTTCTAAGGTAAATGAAGATATAGTAAAAGACTACATTCCAGGAATTATAAAAAGTGATGATAATATTGAATATGTAGTAGGACACACTGTTAAGATAATAGAAAAAGAGGTTAAAAATTTATTGAAATAA
- the yaaA gene encoding S4 domain-containing protein YaaA gives MKEVKISTEYIKLDQFLKWVGVCDTGVDAKHFILDGNVKVNGELELRRGRKLYPEDKVEAGGTQFLVK, from the coding sequence ATGAAAGAAGTAAAAATATCAACTGAATATATAAAACTAGATCAATTTTTAAAATGGGTTGGAGTTTGTGATACAGGTGTTGATGCTAAACATTTCATATTGGACGGAAATGTTAAAGTAAATGGAGAATTAGAATTAAGAAGAGGAAGAAAACTATATCCAGAGGACAAAGTTGAAGCTGGAGGAACACAATTCTTAGTTAAGTAA
- a CDS encoding LysR family transcriptional regulator has product MKNIKIIREGVIAIYLCCNNEKMNLKHLLIFIEVATCKKMNLAAKRLSLSQPAVSKAILDLEDYYNIKLFERYPRELCITEAGKILLIHAKRVINYWNILEETMKNPTYRKPIQIGVTITIGNNILWDILKNYKSEKIKVIVNNTSKIEEKLLTNELDIGIVEGVIRSNHLILKPILEDRLVLVCGKTHRFYYQNEDVMLEQLENESFIMREEGSGTRDLFVSYIESEGYSINIDWECTETNVIIKGVLDGYGLTVISQRLVQKELEDGSLKVVNLKNFNWARTFNLVYHKNKLLSPDLKEFINLVITNE; this is encoded by the coding sequence ATGAAAAATATTAAAATAATTAGGGAGGGAGTTATTGCAATTTACTTATGTTGCAATAACGAAAAGATGAATTTAAAGCATTTGTTAATATTTATTGAAGTTGCTACTTGTAAAAAGATGAATTTAGCTGCAAAGAGATTATCATTATCACAACCAGCAGTGAGTAAAGCAATATTAGATTTAGAAGATTATTACAACATAAAATTATTTGAGAGATATCCAAGGGAACTTTGCATTACAGAAGCTGGTAAAATTTTATTAATACATGCTAAAAGGGTTATAAATTATTGGAATATATTAGAAGAAACAATGAAAAATCCAACTTATAGAAAACCTATTCAAATAGGTGTAACAATAACTATTGGAAATAATATTTTATGGGATATATTAAAAAATTATAAAAGTGAAAAGATAAAAGTAATAGTAAATAATACAAGTAAGATAGAGGAAAAATTATTAACAAATGAATTAGATATTGGAATAGTCGAAGGGGTAATTCGTAGCAATCATCTAATATTGAAACCTATTTTAGAGGATAGGTTAGTTTTAGTGTGTGGAAAAACACATAGATTTTATTATCAAAATGAAGATGTTATGTTAGAACAGCTAGAAAATGAATCCTTTATTATGAGAGAAGAGGGAAGCGGAACTAGGGATTTATTTGTAAGTTATATAGAAAGTGAAGGGTACTCTATAAATATAGATTGGGAATGTACAGAAACAAATGTAATTATAAAAGGGGTACTTGATGGATATGGATTGACTGTTATTTCTCAAAGACTAGTGCAGAAAGAATTAGAAGATGGAAGTTTAAAAGTTGTGAATTTAAAGAATTTTAATTGGGCAAGAACTTTTAACTTGGTATATCATAAAAATAAACTATTATCACCAGATTTAAAAGAATTTATAAATTTAGTAATTACAAATGAATAA
- a CDS encoding glucose-6-phosphate isomerase: protein MKKLSFDYSKVLGYVKEEELSFMKSQVLAADNFLNEKNGAGSDFLGWINLPTDYDQAEFIRIKAAAEKIKKDSDILLVVGIGGSYLGARAAIDFLSHSFYNNLPDEKRKGAQIFYVGNNISGVYLKHLLDILDGKDYSINIISKSGTTTEPAIAFRVLRKHIEAKYGKEEARRRIFATTDKSRGALKKLADEEGYETFVIPDDVGGRFSVLTPVGLLPIACAGIDIDELMAGAREAQNDYMAPFEENDCYKYAAIRNILNRKGKNIEMLINYEPRLHYFGEWWKQLFGESEGKDGKGLFPAAADFSTDLHSMGQYIQDGRRELFETAVLIDTPETDITIEAEDVDLDGLNYLAGKGMDFVNKKAAQGTLLAHVDGGVPNLVVRVPEVSPFHLGYLFYFFEKACGISGYILGVNPFNQPGVESYKANMFALLGKKGYEKQAEILNKRLKSK, encoded by the coding sequence ATGAAAAAACTGTCATTTGATTATTCTAAAGTACTTGGGTATGTAAAAGAAGAAGAGTTATCTTTTATGAAAAGTCAAGTTCTTGCTGCTGACAATTTTCTAAACGAAAAAAATGGAGCAGGAAGTGATTTTCTAGGATGGATAAATCTACCGACTGACTATGATCAAGCTGAATTTATAAGAATAAAAGCAGCTGCTGAAAAAATAAAAAAAGATTCAGACATACTTCTTGTAGTTGGAATAGGGGGATCTTACCTTGGAGCAAGAGCTGCAATAGATTTTCTTTCACACAGCTTCTATAATAATCTTCCTGATGAAAAAAGAAAAGGTGCTCAAATCTTTTATGTAGGAAATAATATTTCTGGAGTATATTTAAAACATCTTTTAGATATTTTAGATGGAAAAGATTATTCAATAAATATAATTTCAAAATCAGGAACAACTACAGAACCAGCAATAGCTTTTAGAGTTTTAAGAAAACATATAGAAGCAAAATATGGAAAAGAAGAAGCTAGAAGAAGAATATTTGCAACTACTGATAAATCACGTGGAGCACTTAAAAAACTAGCTGATGAAGAAGGGTATGAAACATTTGTAATTCCTGATGATGTAGGTGGAAGATTTTCTGTATTAACTCCAGTTGGATTATTACCAATTGCTTGTGCAGGAATAGACATAGATGAATTAATGGCTGGAGCAAGAGAAGCTCAAAATGATTATATGGCTCCATTTGAAGAAAATGATTGCTATAAATATGCAGCTATTAGAAATATTTTAAATAGAAAAGGTAAAAATATAGAGATGTTAATAAACTACGAGCCAAGACTTCATTACTTTGGTGAATGGTGGAAACAACTATTTGGAGAATCTGAAGGTAAAGATGGAAAAGGACTTTTCCCTGCAGCAGCAGATTTTTCAACTGATCTTCATTCAATGGGACAATATATTCAAGATGGAAGAAGAGAGCTATTTGAAACAGCTGTACTTATAGACACTCCAGAAACTGATATTACTATTGAGGCTGAAGATGTAGATTTAGATGGATTAAATTACCTTGCTGGAAAAGGAATGGATTTTGTAAATAAAAAAGCAGCTCAAGGAACACTTTTAGCTCATGTTGATGGTGGAGTTCCTAACCTTGTAGTAAGAGTTCCTGAAGTTAGTCCCTTCCATTTAGGATATTTATTTTATTTCTTTGAAAAAGCTTGTGGAATTAGTGGATATATTTTGGGTGTAAATCCATTTAACCAACCAGGTGTTGAGTCTTACAAAGCAAATATGTTTGCACTTCTTGGGAAAAAAGGATACGAAAAACAAGCAGAAATTCTAAATAAAAGATTGAAAAGTAAATAA
- the mscL gene encoding large-conductance mechanosensitive channel protein MscL: protein MGFFKEFKKFALRGNVLDMAVGVIIGGAFGKIVTSLVNDILLPIIGIGTGKIDISKLALTIKSGSEGAEPVIVKYGMFLQNIVDFVIICFCIFMMIKVMNSLVKKEEEAKPAPAPSNEEVLLTEIRDLLKNK from the coding sequence ATGGGATTTTTTAAAGAGTTTAAGAAGTTTGCACTACGTGGAAATGTATTAGACATGGCAGTTGGAGTCATCATTGGAGGAGCATTTGGTAAGATTGTAACAAGTCTTGTCAATGATATACTTCTGCCAATTATTGGTATCGGAACAGGTAAAATTGATATTTCGAAACTTGCACTTACTATCAAATCAGGAAGCGAAGGAGCAGAACCAGTAATTGTAAAATATGGAATGTTTTTACAAAATATAGTTGATTTTGTAATTATATGTTTCTGTATATTTATGATGATTAAGGTTATGAACTCTCTTGTGAAAAAAGAAGAGGAAGCTAAACCAGCTCCAGCACCTTCTAATGAAGAAGTACTTCTTACTGAAATAAGAGATCTTTTAAAAAACAAATAG
- the asrC gene encoding sulfite reductase subunit C, with protein MNHDINITKLKLNCFRQSKVPGEFMLQMRVPGGLIDAKYISVIQEIAEKWGNGTFHIGMRQTLNAPGIKYENIDAVNSFIQQYIKDIEIDLCNADMESNSAGYPTIGARNITSCIGNSHCIKANVNTWELARKLEKEIFPSHYHIKMSISGCPNDCGKGHFNDFGIIGVTKPIYLKDRCIGCGRCVKVCEHSATRVLKLVNNRIEKDTCCCVGCGECVEACPASAWVRPEQKLYRVILGGRTGKQYPRMGKMFLNWVTEDVVVAVIKNWQTFSANVLHHKPIYIHGGHLIDRAGYQKFKEIILDGVKLNPEAQVAQRILWAETEYRANINVKPLSQHPSSGEPYTPKSSNE; from the coding sequence ATGAATCACGATATAAATATAACAAAGTTAAAATTAAATTGTTTTCGTCAATCTAAAGTTCCTGGTGAATTTATGCTTCAAATGCGTGTTCCTGGGGGACTAATAGATGCTAAATATATAAGTGTAATTCAAGAGATAGCTGAGAAATGGGGAAATGGAACTTTCCATATAGGAATGAGACAAACATTAAATGCTCCTGGAATAAAGTATGAAAATATAGATGCTGTAAATAGCTTTATACAACAATATATAAAAGATATTGAAATTGATTTATGCAATGCTGATATGGAATCAAATAGTGCTGGATACCCAACTATTGGAGCAAGAAATATAACTTCTTGTATAGGAAATTCTCACTGTATAAAAGCTAATGTTAATACATGGGAACTTGCTAGAAAACTAGAAAAAGAAATTTTCCCAAGTCACTATCATATAAAAATGTCAATTTCAGGTTGTCCAAATGATTGTGGAAAAGGACATTTTAACGATTTTGGTATAATTGGAGTAACTAAACCAATATATTTAAAAGATAGATGTATTGGTTGTGGAAGATGTGTTAAAGTATGTGAGCATTCAGCAACTAGAGTATTAAAACTTGTAAATAATAGAATTGAAAAAGACACTTGTTGTTGTGTAGGGTGTGGAGAATGTGTTGAGGCATGTCCTGCTTCTGCATGGGTAAGACCTGAACAAAAACTATATAGAGTTATTTTAGGAGGAAGAACAGGAAAACAATACCCTAGAATGGGAAAAATGTTTTTAAACTGGGTAACAGAAGATGTTGTAGTTGCTGTTATTAAAAACTGGCAAACTTTCTCAGCTAACGTTCTTCACCACAAACCTATCTATATCCATGGTGGACATCTAATAGATAGAGCTGGATATCAAAAGTTTAAAGAGATTATATTAGATGGAGTAAAGTTAAATCCAGAAGCTCAAGTAGCACAAAGAATTTTATGGGCTGAAACCGAGTATAGAGCTAATATTAATGTTAAACCTTTGTCACAACACCCAAGTTCAGGAGAACCTTATACTCCAAAATCAAGTAACGAATAA
- a CDS encoding iron-containing alcohol dehydrogenase — translation MFKFTYNIPTKVYFGGDQLSNLGPELKKFGKRVLLCYGGGSIKKIGLYDKIVTEIKKAGLELFELSGIEPNPRVTSVNRGAQICKDENIDVLLAVGGGSVIDCTKFVGAGKYYDGDAWDLVTRKAPITNCLPIVTVLTLAATGSEMDCGGVITNLETNDKIGMGASIMRPRVSFLDPANTYTVSPYQTACGSADIFSHLVETYFNPTGSMFMLDTFMEGMMKTVVKYAPVAVAHPKNEEARANLMWTSSWAINDFVSACQRCTWSCHPMEHQLSAYYDITHGLGLAILTPRWMRYVLDETTAERFRNFAVSVFGVDPTLPNMEAAKAGIEAVEKFLFEDLKLTKTLTELGIDKTHFTEMADKACHAKGGRVLKGYKHLTPKDVEAIYEMCL, via the coding sequence ATGTTTAAATTTACTTACAATATCCCTACCAAAGTATATTTTGGTGGAGATCAACTTTCAAATCTAGGACCAGAACTTAAAAAATTTGGGAAACGTGTATTACTTTGTTATGGTGGAGGATCAATAAAGAAAATTGGACTTTACGATAAAATAGTAACAGAAATTAAAAAAGCTGGACTTGAACTTTTTGAATTAAGTGGAATAGAACCAAATCCTCGTGTTACATCTGTAAATCGTGGAGCTCAAATTTGTAAAGATGAAAATATAGATGTACTTCTTGCTGTTGGTGGTGGTTCAGTTATTGACTGTACAAAATTTGTTGGAGCAGGAAAATATTATGATGGAGATGCTTGGGACCTTGTTACAAGAAAAGCACCTATTACAAATTGCCTTCCTATAGTAACTGTATTAACTCTAGCTGCTACAGGATCTGAAATGGATTGTGGTGGTGTTATTACTAATTTAGAAACTAATGATAAAATAGGTATGGGAGCTTCTATAATGAGACCTAGAGTTTCATTTTTAGACCCTGCAAATACATATACTGTTTCACCTTATCAAACAGCTTGTGGATCAGCAGATATTTTTTCACACTTAGTTGAAACATATTTCAATCCTACTGGAAGTATGTTTATGCTTGATACTTTTATGGAAGGAATGATGAAAACTGTAGTAAAATATGCTCCAGTAGCTGTAGCTCATCCTAAAAATGAAGAGGCAAGAGCTAACTTAATGTGGACATCATCTTGGGCAATAAATGACTTTGTAAGTGCTTGTCAACGTTGTACTTGGTCTTGTCACCCAATGGAACATCAATTATCTGCATACTATGATATAACTCATGGTCTAGGACTTGCTATTCTTACACCTCGTTGGATGAGATATGTATTAGATGAAACAACTGCAGAGCGTTTTAGAAACTTTGCTGTATCAGTTTTTGGTGTGGATCCAACTCTTCCAAATATGGAGGCTGCAAAAGCTGGAATAGAAGCAGTTGAAAAGTTTTTATTTGAGGATTTAAAACTTACCAAAACTCTTACAGAACTTGGAATAGATAAAACTCATTTTACTGAAATGGCTGACAAAGCTTGTCATGCTAAAGGTGGAAGAGTTTTAAAAGGATACAAACATCTAACTCCAAAAGATGTAGAAGCAATATATGAAATGTGTCTATAA
- the asrA gene encoding anaerobic sulfite reductase subunit AsrA, with protein sequence MGYKLKFENFDKILKELSKENKIYAPKRFPKQGRYSDTDVIRYDKIKELKEIVFDEKSTYAAKEVYQPITETILYFTDGDYKEKKVVDDRPIIIFARACDIHAIQRFDDIYLKNGFEDFYYKRLRDKVKFVLIECPKDGWDTCFCASMGTNKTDDYIFGVKVAGEDVCIELKDEQFAKYFEGEEKIDFNVTFVEQNPRKVRIPDIQSTEIKNKIKTLDMWKEYDKRCLMCGSCTVACSTCTCFTTYDVNYTSDTDAGERRRIAASCHVDGYSDMAGGHSFRKTAGERMRFKVMHKIHDHKSRFKNHNMCVGCGRCDDRCPVFISFSTTVNRLADEVEKLKGEEE encoded by the coding sequence TTGGGATACAAATTAAAATTTGAGAATTTTGACAAAATTTTAAAAGAGTTAAGCAAGGAGAATAAAATATATGCTCCTAAACGTTTTCCAAAACAAGGTAGGTATTCAGATACTGATGTAATAAGATACGACAAAATAAAAGAATTAAAAGAGATCGTATTTGATGAAAAATCAACTTATGCAGCAAAAGAGGTATACCAACCGATAACTGAAACTATACTATATTTTACAGACGGAGATTATAAAGAAAAAAAAGTTGTAGATGATAGACCGATAATTATTTTTGCAAGAGCTTGTGATATTCATGCTATTCAAAGATTTGATGACATCTACTTAAAAAATGGATTTGAAGATTTTTACTATAAAAGATTGAGAGATAAGGTAAAATTTGTTCTTATTGAATGTCCAAAAGATGGTTGGGACACATGTTTTTGTGCATCTATGGGAACTAATAAAACTGATGACTATATATTTGGTGTAAAAGTAGCTGGAGAAGATGTTTGTATTGAATTAAAAGATGAACAATTTGCAAAGTACTTTGAAGGTGAAGAAAAAATAGATTTTAATGTTACTTTTGTTGAACAAAATCCAAGAAAAGTAAGAATTCCAGATATACAAAGTACAGAAATAAAAAATAAGATAAAAACTTTAGATATGTGGAAAGAATATGACAAACGTTGTTTGATGTGTGGAAGTTGTACTGTAGCTTGTTCAACTTGTACATGTTTTACTACATATGATGTAAATTACACATCTGATACAGATGCTGGTGAAAGAAGAAGAATAGCGGCTTCTTGTCATGTGGATGGATATTCTGATATGGCTGGAGGACATTCTTTTAGAAAAACAGCTGGTGAGAGAATGAGATTTAAAGTTATGCACAAAATACATGATCATAAATCAAGATTTAAAAATCACAATATGTGTGTAGGTTGTGGAAGATGCGATGATAGATGTCCTGTGTTTATTTCTTTTTCGACAACTGTAAATAGATTAGCTGATGAAGTAGAAAAGTTAAAAGGAGAGGAGGAATAA
- the recF gene encoding DNA replication/repair protein RecF (All proteins in this family for which functions are known are DNA-binding proteins that assist the filamentation of RecA onto DNA for the initiation of recombination or recombinational repair.): MKILEINYINFRNLDDSNTKFFPNLNLFFGKNGQGKTSLLEAVYFGATGQSFRTAKASEILKYGASKAGVYIVYEDMIGRKTLTVKFVNGKKEYSYNDKKVAYDEFYGKLNVVTYIPEDIILITGSPSVRRTFFDGEIAQTSNEYFQNLKSYNKILKIRNRYLKEQKTQSPEFSVYEEQFIYYGARVIAARLEYVSKISIILNLNYRKLFDDKKELNLVYSSDIGDLKKMSVEEIESLLKERIKKRFSMEKRYGFSLCGPQKDDFLFVLNGHEAKSTASQGEKKSIVFSLKLSEIDMVIRAKRENPVLLIDDISSYFDTNRKNSVLDYLEKRNIQVLLSSTGGLGIDSENFYVESGVIEYGKEIR; the protein is encoded by the coding sequence TTGAAAATTTTAGAGATAAATTATATAAATTTTAGAAATTTAGATGATAGCAATACAAAATTCTTCCCCAATCTCAATCTTTTTTTTGGAAAAAACGGGCAGGGGAAGACAAGTCTTCTAGAGGCTGTGTATTTTGGAGCCACAGGACAGAGTTTTAGAACTGCCAAAGCCTCTGAAATATTAAAGTATGGAGCTTCAAAGGCAGGGGTATATATAGTTTATGAAGATATGATAGGAAGGAAAACTCTAACTGTCAAATTTGTAAATGGGAAAAAAGAGTACTCCTACAATGATAAAAAAGTTGCCTATGATGAGTTTTATGGGAAATTAAATGTTGTGACATATATTCCAGAGGATATTATATTGATAACAGGTTCTCCCTCAGTGAGGAGAACTTTTTTTGACGGAGAGATAGCTCAGACAAGTAATGAGTATTTTCAAAATTTAAAATCCTATAATAAGATTTTAAAAATAAGAAATAGGTATCTTAAAGAACAAAAAACACAAAGTCCTGAATTTTCAGTTTATGAAGAACAATTTATCTATTATGGTGCACGGGTTATAGCTGCAAGACTTGAATATGTGAGTAAAATATCTATAATTTTAAATCTAAATTATCGTAAATTATTTGATGATAAAAAGGAGCTAAATCTTGTATATTCTTCAGATATTGGAGATTTAAAAAAAATGAGTGTAGAAGAGATAGAAAGTCTCTTAAAAGAGAGAATAAAAAAGAGATTTTCAATGGAAAAAAGATATGGTTTTTCACTTTGTGGACCTCAAAAAGATGATTTTTTATTTGTCTTAAATGGGCATGAAGCAAAATCTACAGCTTCACAGGGTGAAAAAAAATCCATAGTTTTTTCTCTAAAATTGTCTGAAATAGATATGGTTATAAGGGCAAAGAGAGAAAATCCTGTTCTTTTAATAGATGATATTTCATCATATTTTGATACAAATAGAAAAAATAGTGTTCTAGATTATCTAGAAAAACGAAATATTCAAGTGTTATTGAGTTCAACTGGAGGTCTAGGAATAGATTCGGAAAATTTCTATGTAGAAAGCGGTGTGATAGAATATGGAAAAGAAATCAGATAA